In Phaeodactylum tricornutum CCAP 1055/1 chromosome 32, whole genome shotgun sequence, a single window of DNA contains:
- a CDS encoding predicted protein, giving the protein MAIPTILTVEEPERDLYGRVKEKAAISVANDQCMDLATAMRGSEKSHVILVHGPSGLGKTALLQHVFEERIRQEGGFFIYGKFDSVPSASPGQPLWTLSAIYQLSLLLIEALLSEGEPVSGFLLAITSDEPGLFRRAQVNRDLVNATKIRIRNFSKNDWIEMTKQTLKKAKSYIATEELDILFKKTMGNPFLTVLCVKAIDEGGLLKELEIEADNGVKAGILSVIKGRLSRLAKPAQDVLFLGACFGLRFCMDWVAPFVTTYGSTRNASLQPDVMPFNWGSGRLDDSEHLSESELKETLNEAIVNGLVTKRCGIPWFEFTHHSIRDAAYDLFRNSSCKRERIHLPIGEHTLRKQCLNLGSSQLHEERKLIELARLNGRAAEKSMLKLAFFSAAQYASAGLEKIGRVGGWQTDFAVTWELSTHLCRMYSCLGEHEACKRVANDVVSRSSSIFEKLGAFEAVMESSRVEGNVEEAFNIGFDVLRSLNEPLPNRVSKALLIWEIVKTKRILTRNPLRICQAYQKWLTKEHVLRFASQYLSVALSLGEKAGKSGRAQSLAVGSWILTPLQGTVSEAAGQALYGYRLAMECGEVVCACTSVLSYCGLYFWSGLPIPPLMKDLPTFLTMLSEYKQTVHEVGLSSLMYFIQTSTAEANPTDLYDDTVWMVRCQNAGAAIQVNTICLYRIIYAYYMQDLSSIRASQLDAHRAVKVQLSRTLQVVVCWLFVGLSDFFLAQSGCGIEFQRSGQKILRMMRRLVVKGDSKCEHMFMFLRAEKYKLESKQSNEVLKSYDEAISGAVQAGFFNHAALANERAALYCLARGKEKKAAQYFQEAWQGYLNWGAHSKVDQLGGCYSAYIQQSSRK; this is encoded by the exons ATGGCGATTCCAACGATTCTCACCGTGGAAGAACCAGAACGGGATCTGTACGGCCGCGTGAAGGAAAAAGCCGCAATCTCCGTCGCTAACGATCAGTGCATGGATTTGGCCACAGCAATGCGAGGAAGCGAGAAGTCTCACGTAATTCTCGTACATGGTCCATCAGGTTTGGGCAAAACTGCTTTGTTACAGCACGTCTTCGAGGAACGGATAAGGCAAGAGGGCGGCTTCTTCATATACGGAAAGTTCGACTCAGTCCCGTCGGCGAGCCCTGGCCAGCCATTGTGGACGCTTTCAGCGATTT ACCAATTGAGTTTGCTTCTGATAGAGGCGCTCTTATCCGAAGGCGAGCCTGTAAGCGGGTTTCTGTTAGCTATCACATCTGATGAACCAGGACTTTTTCGACGAGCTCAGGTCAATAGAGATCTCGTAAATGCTACCAAAATTCGTATTCGCAACTTTTCCAAGAATGATTGGATCGAGATGACAAAGCAAACcttgaagaaagcgaaaagctACATTGCAACCGAAGAATTGGATATTCTCTTCAAAAAGACTATGGGCAACCCTTTCTTGACCGTTCTTTGTGTAAAGGCAATAGACGAGGGAGGCTTGCTTAAGGAATTAGAAATTGAAGCTGACAACGGTGTAAAAGCTGGAATTTTGTCAGTGATCAAGGGCCGCCTGAGCCGATTGGCAAAGCCAGCTCAAGATGTTTTGTTTTTGGGAGCCTGCTTTGGACTGAGGTTTTGCATGGATTGGGTGGCTCCTTTTGTCACGACATATGGATCAACACGAAACGCTTCTCTGCAACCGGACGTCATGCCTTTTAATTGGGGATCGGGACGTTTGGACGACTCAGAGCATTTGTCTGAAAGTGAACTCAAGGAGACATTGAACGAAGCTATCGTTAACGGCCTGGTCACTAAACGATGCGGTATCCCTTGGTTCGAATTCACTCATCATTCGATCCGCGATGCGGCCTATGACCTTTTCAGGAATAGTTCGTGTAAGAGAGAACGAATACATTTGCCAATAGGCGAACACACGCTTCGAAAG CAGTGTCTGAATCTAGGTTCTTCTCAGCTGCATGAGGAGCGCAAGTTGATTGAACTTGCTCGTCTCAATGGAAGGGCAGCAGAAAAATCAATGCTGAAGTTAGCGTTCTTCTCGGCTGCCCAGTATGCGTCAGctggtttggaaaagatagGACGAGTTGGAGGATGGCAAACAGACTTTGCTGTGACCTGGGAGTTGAGCACGCATTTATGTCGAATGTACAGTTGCCTCGGTGAGCATGAAGCTTGTAAGAGAGTCGCCAACGATGTGGTGTCCCGCAGTTCgtccatttttgaaaagcttggtGCTTTCGAAGCTGTCATGGAGTCTTCTCGAGTTGAAGGGAATGTAGAGGAAGCATTCAACATAGGATTTGACGTCCTCAGAAGCTTGAATGAACCTTTGCCCAACAGAGTTAGCAAAGCGCTTTTAATTTGGGAAATTGTCAAGACAAAACGCATCTTGACCCGGAACCCTTTAAGGATTTGTCAGGCCTACCAAAAATGGCTGACGAAAGAGCATGTGCTACGGTTCG CTAGCCAATACTTGTCCGTTGCGCTGTCTTTAGGTGAAAAGGCGGGCAAATCTGGAAGAGCGCAATCTCTTGCCGTTGGAAGTTGGATCTTGACGCCTTTGCAAGGCACCGTCTCGGAAGCAGCTGGTCAAGCTCTGTACGGATATCGGCTCGCAATGGAGTGTGGCGAGGTTGTGTGCGCGTGTACCTCAGTTCTTTCTTATTGTGGCCTCTATTTTTGGAGTGGACTTCCTATACCACCCCTAATGAAAGATCTGCCGACTTTCCTGACCATGCTAAGCGAATATAAGCAG ACTGTGCACGAAGTAGGACTCTCCTCACTGATGTATTTCATTCAGACATCAACAGCGGAGGCCAATCCGACTGATTTATATGACGATACCGTATGGATGGTCAGATGTCAGAATGCAGGAGCCGCTATTCAAGTCAATACCATTTGTCTATACCGCATAATATATGCTTATTACATGCAAGATCTCAGTTCGATACGAGCTTCTCAACTAGATGCGCACCGAGCTGTAAAGGTACAATTGTCAAGAACTTTGCAAGTTGTCGTGTGCTGGCTTTTTGTGGGGCTCTCCGATTTCTTCTTAGCACAGTCTGGGTGTGGCATTGAGTTTCAACGAAGTGGCCAAAAGATTTTACGCATGATGCGTCGGTTGGTCGTCAAAGGGGACAGCAAATGCGAGCATATGTTCATGTTCCTCAGGGCAGAAAAGTACAAACTTGAATCAAAACAGAGCAATGAAGTTCTAAAATCCTACGACGAGGCCATTTCTGGAGCCGTACAGGCTGGATTTTTCAACCATGCGGCCTTGGCGAACGAGCGCGCCGCACTATACTGTTTAGCGcgtggaaaggaaaagaaagcgGCTCAATATTTCCAAGAAGCCTGGCAAGGGTACCTGAACTGGGGAGCCCATTCTAAAGTTGACCAGCTTGGGGGGTGCTACTCAGCATACATACAACAAAGTTCTAGAAAATAG
- a CDS encoding predicted protein yields MLSKQFCWLLIDSFVEEFNKYMAEVFGPTEVICVDESISRWYDQGGHWINIGLPIARSGLVSRTEDGKPSMVACVWIDREQRYFISNAYGLTPGSLYIRKQWRQEDQAPNAPTTQVTPEVPQPKVAEVYYDSCGKIDQHNCDRQDTLGVERKLVTHFWDKRVGLTIFSMIAVNLFCMYNCTVQNSVQQCRILSTGSLLLADCPNNAPFLAATLVKQQTALPDRMQVAQPNTYAPNKVVVLAIAAPWKQRPYTGTAASIRTGAPRKQSRINYRLVLLAELIALVVGIALGLTAKSSNNNTDIFVFDNNLAEEDSRENEEGNSRKVKTMTGTCTLLCSICAPIPAAPFW; encoded by the exons ATGTTGTCCAAGCAGTTCTGTTGGTTGTTGATTGACAGTTTTGTTGAAGAGTTCAACAAATACATGGCAGAAGTTTTTGGACCAACAGAGGTCATATGTGTAGATGAATCTATCTCCCGCTGGTATGACCAGGGTGGACATTGGATCAACATTGGATTGCCAAT TGCAAGGAGTGGTTTGGTGTCACGGACAGAGGATGGAAAGCCTTCAATGGTTGCATGTGTTTGGATTGACCGGGAGCAGCGGTACTTCATTTCAAATGCATATGGGCTGACTCCAGGTTCTCTGTACATCAGAAAACAATGGAGGCAAGAAGACCAAGCACCAAATGCACCCACCACACAAGTAACACCAGAAGTGCCTCAGCCAAAGGTGGCTGAAGTCTACTATGATTCATGCGGAAAGATTGATCAGCATAATTGCGACCGACAGGATACACTTGGTGTGGAGCGAAAATTGGTAACCCACTTCTGGGATAAACGGGTTGGCTTGACAATTTTTTCGATGATTGCAGTGAATTTGTTTTGTATGTACAACTGCACTGTCCAGAATAGCGTGCAGCAATGCAGGATCCTTTCCACAGGGAG CTTATTGCTAGCGGATTGTCCCAACAATGCTCCATTCTTGGCGGCAACTCTCGTCAAACAACAAACGGCTTTGCCTGACCGCATGCAGGTAGCTCAGCCCAACACGTACGCGCCTAACAAGGTTGTTGTGCTAGCCATAGCTGCGCCTTGGAAACAGCGACCCTATACAGGTACTGCGGCGTCTATACGGACAGGCGCACCACGGAAACAATCCCGCATAAACTACAGACTTGTGCTCCTTGCGGAACTCATTGCCTTGGTGGTGGGAATAGCATTGGGGCTGACAGCAAAATCcagtaacaacaacaccGACATTTTTGTGTTTGACAACAATCTAGCGGAGGAGGATAGCAGGGAGAATGAAGAGGGAAATAGCAGGAAGGTGAAAACAATGACTGGGACTTGTACACTTCTGTGCTCAATTTGTGCCCCCATTCCGGCCGCACCCTTTTGGTAA
- a CDS encoding predicted protein, giving the protein MKEKNDHSPKTSNHELESNEETGVNSPAESDASSPSCGEQPKQPRSSPESSKVLRNVPDKGPQEASTDGKPIATTAKNEMFAEPAQDIPFPTELQRTAQSTPGAFPQIGMGSTRSSETPVTPHSAPTRDGSQRSGSAEEDFSSAGEPPLLAATLVEDTPERSDTTGTTGPNEAESDKLMVVAVAEPVEQRTDTEKAAFSRGASSKRWRMLYGALLIAGVVALAVGVTLALTIQTSSGSSTTSSSSTALGSPNGTNASVPDDTNTPLLNDTNTNDFNEDVEQPIPGNIPSSAPGGPVVQSTHLVAWESSCMDEKVTAEIQCGTNEILSVQEARIAECTIQSDQGSNRAICLPLTMNGTIESLESANGNDVREIAMVLFQCTGVEDRPNGPVRARLVPTRNVDTTAPANMDWLCVRFNENLQSAIADTVPATAMADFEVELYIVLGDFCLERRSQGDINAVRHRLRTNTRRQLVESNVSDVEVENATGDDTSEGWRLQSFVPGSCQLPARNLLMDAEATGAAENEWLQVCYAFDNDDTGDDDDDGNDANEDELVVVHASVSCRHEIGLGPSRAAVWNEFERRIRPPLIWRELWSTTMTGV; this is encoded by the coding sequence atgaaagaaaaaaatgacCACTCACCAAAAACTTCGAACCATGAGTTGGAGTCTAACGAGGAAACGGGAGTGAATAGTCCTGCGGAGTCGGACGCCTCCTCTCCTTCGTGTGGTGAACAGCCAAAGCAGCCACGATCGTCACCAGAATCGTCTAAGGTGCTACGAAATGTGCCCGACAAAGGACCACAGGAGGCCTCCACGGATGGGAAGCCTATTGCCACTACGGCAAAAAATGAAATGTTTGCAGAACCCGCTCAAGATATTCCATTCCCAACGGAACTGCAGCGAACTGCGCAGAGTACACCAGGGGCTTTTCCGCAAATTGGAATGGGAAGTACGAGAAGCAGCGAGACGCCAGTGACCCCGCACTCCGCTCCGACCCGCGATGGTTCCCAGCGTTCCGGATCGGCGGAAGAGGATTTTTCCAGTGCCGGCGAACCGCCGCTGTTGGCGGCGACTCTGGTGGAAGATACCCCCGAGCGAAGTGATACGACAGGGACTACCGGGCCCAACGAAGCAGAATCGGACAAACTGATGGTCGTGGCTGTGGCCGAGCCTGTGGAGCAACGAACCGATACAGAGAAGGCAGCGTTTTCTCGAGGAGCCTCTTCGAAACGTTGGCGCATGTTGTATGGAGCATTGCTGATAGCCGGGGTAGTCGCGCTGGCCGTGGGGGTGACCCTGGCATTGACGATACAAACGTCATCGGGGTCATCAACaacatcgtcttcgtcaacaGCACTCGGGAGCCCCAACGGCACCAATGCTTCCGTGCCGGATGATACCAATACCCCCCTTCTCAACGATACCAATACCAACGACTTCAACGAGGACGTTGAGCAACCCATTCCCGGCAATATTCCATCTAGCGCGCCGGGAGGACCCGTCGTACAGAGCACCCACCTGGTAGCTTGGGAAAGTAGTTGCATGGACGAAAAGGTAACTGCAGAAATCCAATGTGGAACTAATGAAATTTTGTCGGTCCAAGAAGCAAGAATCGCAGAGTGTACGATTCAATCGGATCAAGGCTCGAACAGGGCGATTTGCCTGCCTTTAACTATGAATGGTACCATTGAAAGCCTTGAGAGTGCCAATGGCAATGATGTACGAGAGATAGCCATGGTTCTGTTTCAATgtaccggagtggaagatcGTCCCAACGGTCCAGTCCGAGCGCGCTTGGTCCCAACCAGAAATGTTGATACAACTGCTCCTGCAAACATGGACTGGCTCTGTGTCAGATTTAACGAGAATCTCCAGTCGGCCATTGCCGATACAGTTCCTGCCACCGCTATGGCTGACTTTGAAGTCGAGCTTTATATAGTATTAGGTGACTTTTGTCTGGAAAGACGCAGTCAAGGCGACATCAACGCTGTCCGCCACCGGCTTCGTACCAATACGCGTCGACAACTTGTCGAAAGCAATGTTAGTGACGTGGAAGTCGAGAACGCCACCGGAGATGACACGAGTGAGGGCTGGAGACTACAAAGTTTCGTACCGGGTTCGTGCCAGCTCCCCGCCCGCAATCTGTTGATGGACGCGGAAGCGACCGGTGCTGCCGAGAACGAGTGGCTCCAGGTGTGCTACGCATTCGACAATGACGATActggagacgacgatgacgacggcaATGATGCGAACGAAGACGAGCTGGTCGTAGTGCACGCGTCGGTCTCCTGTCGACACGAGATTGGTCTTGGTCCCAGCAGGGCGGCGGTATGGAACGAATTCGAACGACGCATTCGTCCCCCATTGATTTGGCGAGAATTGTGGAGCACAACCATGACTGGAGTGTAG
- a CDS encoding predicted protein translates to MTNASISTNTDLPQTTDERRPLPSTSVNESNSVETSKTTAVANQTPEESIRRSRDKPDMFAEPAQDLPFPTELQRARQSTPGAFPQGGTATRSTTLSTTTTTDASQSTASVSPLYIAASGMPLLTATLVAEDEDDATGHSETTSGTHSTPRHNDDDDEEKQRGSVVLATAEPWEQHSVTEKTLRRTRRKRCTYALVVLLGIVGLVLGVTLGITNRTNSRTDSQTTAITANDGTTTGDANGDRDSLDGDTDDALSVSQTSHVVAWPVATSCLDEPSRPLVRVSCGATETVRIRTVQNANCTLTSDRTNEATCVPDQLANSARLAVAFWDCTGIVPGSVGPVQAVLSPSLPTDTANNVPNDACSTWTVDTFTSNAPTVPTYLILGDVCPVVASNTEAVPSQDSADHDATESATNDDAWNDDDRRILTVPDTTQADWHIVTQRDGSCPAPGTNVTVASSQLQVCAWLEPNDWEMPELRVRHDRLPCRHAVDRGPSLESFWYQADQLFQTDVIVNALEPYGTPQG, encoded by the coding sequence ATGACGAACGCGTCCATCTCCACCAACACGGACCTGCCGCAGACGACGGATGAAAGACGCCCGTTACCATCAACGAGCGTCAACGAATCCAACTCTGTGGAAACAAGCAAGACGACAGCGGTCGCAAACCAAACCCCGGAAGAGTCCATTCGTCGTTCCCGGGACAAACCCGACATGTTCGCCGAACCCGCCCAAGATCTGCCTTTCCCGACGGAGTTGCAACGTGCCCGGCAGAGTACACCGGGAGCCTTTCCACAAGGCGGTACCGCCACTCGTAGCACGAccttgtcgacgacgacgacgacggatGCCAGTCAGTCTACCGCGTCAGTGTCACCGTTGTATATAGCCGCATCCGGTATGCCTTTGCTGACGGCGACGCTCGTggcggaagacgaggacgacgctACCGGACATTCGGAGACTACCAGTGGAACGCACTCAACCCCGCGTCacaatgacgatgatgatgaagaaaagcagcgtGGATCGGTAGTCCTTGCCACAGCGGAACCGTGGGAACAACATTCCGTAACCGAAAAAACTCTACGCCGGACTCGCCGTAAGCGCTGCACGTACGCCCTTGTGGTCTTGCTGGGAATCGTGGGGCTCGTACTGGGCGTAACTTTGGGGATTACCAACCGCACGAACAGTCGCACCGACAGCCAAACGACTGCAATAACGGCGAACGACGGTACAACTACCGGAGACGCCAACGGCGATCGTGACAGTTTGGATGGCGACACCGACGATGCACTCTCCGTCTCGCAAACGTCCCACGTCGTGGCTTGGCCGGTAGCTACTTCCTGTCTGGATGAACCATCTCGGCCACTCGTACGGGTTTCTTGTGGCGCCACGGAAACGGTACGCATTCGCACCGTCCAAAACGCCAACTGCACCCTTACGAGCGATCGCACCAACGAAGCCACGTGCGTCCCGGATCAGCTTGCCAATTCAGCAAGGTTGGCGGTTGCCTTTTGGGACTGTACCGGCATCGTGCCGGGGTCCGTCGGCCCCGTCCAAGCGGTGCTATCCCCGTCGCTCCCTACCGACACCGCCAATAACGTTCCAAACGACGCTTGTTCGACATGGACGGTGGACACCTTCACGTCCAATGCCCCCACCGTACCAACCTACCTTATTCTGGGCGACGTGTGTCCCGTCGTTGCCTCCAACACGGAAGCTGTCCCAAGCCAAGATAGTGCCGACCACGATGCGACGGAAAGTGCGACCAACGACGACGCgtggaacgacgacgaccgccGCATCCTTACGGTCCCCGATACAACCCAAGCCGATTGGCACATTGTTACACAACGAGACGGTTCCTGTCCGGCACCCGGCACCAACGTGACGGTAGCGTCGAGCCAACTGCAAGTATGCGCGTGGTTGGAACCGAACGATTGGGAGATGCCGGAACTCCGCGTCCGCCACGACCGTTTGCCGTGCCGACACGCGGTAGATCGAGGCCCAAGCCTGGAGTCGTTTTGGTATCAGGCGGACCAATTGTTCCAGACCGACGTCATTGTGAACGCGCTAGAACCGTACGGTACGCCACAAGGGT